A region of Toxorhynchites rutilus septentrionalis strain SRP chromosome 1, ASM2978413v1, whole genome shotgun sequence DNA encodes the following proteins:
- the LOC129762334 gene encoding gastrula zinc finger protein XlCGF8.2DB-like isoform X6, translated as MEPELMIDNHELSENDSVVETDQTANSESIEQKAEMQIKGENGEVFFINKMDEEDDNTSIIPVASTRHKGENLLKCEKCDKTFRSKYGHRLHVRTHTGECPYSCPHCPKAFTRPTTLREHIRIHSGELPFSCTHCPKTFRQLSVLKRHIRTHTGELPFPCPHCPKAFTRSSGLQEHIRIHTGERPYPCPHCSKAFRNSAGLRAHIQIHTDELPFSCPHCPRAFKRSPGLQEHIRIHTGERPYSCPHCPKAFKNPKALRAHIRIHTGERPFSCPHCPKTCRQRSALKFHIRTHTDDRPYSCPHCSKTFQRSSGLQQHLRIHREEHPYSCPHCPKAFKYKQSVQQHMRLHTK; from the exons ATGGAACCGGAGTTAATGATTGATAACCACGAGCTGTCGGAAAATGATAGCGTTGTTGAGACAGACCAAACAGCGAATTCGGAGTCAATTGAACAGAAAGCCGAAATGCAAATCAAGGGAGAAAACGGAGAGGTATTCTTTATAAACAAAATGGACGAAGAAGACGACAATACATCAATCATTCCGGTTGCTTCGACCCGTCATAAAG GGGAAAACTTGTTAAAATGTGAAAAGTGTGACAAAACATTTCGCTCAAAATACGGACATCGATTGCACGTTagaactcatacgg GTGAATGTCCTtattcttgtccacattgtccaaAAGCGTTTACGAGGCCTACAACACTCCGAGAACACATTCGAATTCATTCGG GTGAACTTCCATTTTCTTGTACTCATTGTCCAAAGACGTTTAGACAACTTTCGGTACTCAAACGTCACATTagaactcatacgg GTGAACTTCCATTtccttgtccacattgtccgaaagCGTTTACGCGTTCTTCAGGCCTCCAAGAACACATTCGAATTCATACGG GTGAACGTCCCTATCCTTGTCCGCATTGTTCGAAAGCGTTTAGGAACAGTGCAGGACTTCGAGCGCACATCCAAATTCATACGG ATGAACTTCCATtttcttgtccacattgtccgagAGCTTTTAAGAGGTCTCCAGGGCTTCAAGAACACATTCGAATTCATACGG GTGAACGTCCATATTCTTGCCCACATTGTCCGAAAGCGTTTAAGAATCCTAAAGCACTCCGAGCCCACATTCGAATTCATACGG GCGAACGTCCCTTTTCTTGTCCACATTGCCCGAAGACGTGTAGACAACGTTCGGCGCTCAAATTtcacattcgaactcatacgg ATGATCGTCCAtattcttgtccacattgttcGAAAACGTTCCAGCGTTCTTCAGGGCTCCAACAACATCTCCGAATTCACAGGG AAGAACACCCCTATTCTTGTCCACATTGCCCGAAAGCATTCAAGTATAAACAGTCGGTCCAACAGCACATGCGATTACACACCAAGTAG
- the LOC129762334 gene encoding zinc finger protein 501-like isoform X3, which translates to MAIASNNFSDQCSFCSNICNEEFRHVLLLTHLRNQKQKIILQKLGRSTSRLSSYPTCDKCRQEFISLHSIYESCFQILPNVNPTDIKMEPELMIDNHELSENDSVVETDQTANSESIEQKAEMQIKGENGEVFFINKMDEEDDNTSIIPVASTRHKGENLLKCEKCDKTFRSKYGHRLHVRTHTGECPYSCPHCPKAFTRPTTLREHIRIHSGELPFSCTHCPKTFRQLSVLKRHIRTHTGELPFPCPHCPKAFTRSSGLQEHIRIHTGERPYPCPHCSKAFRNSAGLRAHIQIHTDELPFSCPHCPRAFKRSPGLQEHIRIHTGERPYSCPHCPKAFKNPKALRAHIRIHTGERPFSCPHCPKTCRQRSALKFHIRTHTDDRPYSCPHCSKTFQRSSGLQQHLRIHREHPYSCPHCPKAFKYKQSVQQHMRLHTK; encoded by the exons TAGCGACCAATGCAGTTTTTGCTCTAATATATGCAATGAGGAATTTCGTCATGTACTGCTCCTCACTCACCTTCGAAatcagaaacaaaaaattatccTGCAGAAATTGGGCCGTTCCACTTCTCGGTTGAGCAGTTATCCCACGTGCGACAAATGTCGCCAAGAATTTATAAGCCTCCATAGCATTTACGAGAGTTGCTTCCAAATTTTGCCCAACGTCAATCCGACGGACATTAAGATGGAACCGGAGTTAATGATTGATAACCACGAGCTGTCGGAAAATGATAGCGTTGTTGAGACAGACCAAACAGCGAATTCGGAGTCAATTGAACAGAAAGCCGAAATGCAAATCAAGGGAGAAAACGGAGAGGTATTCTTTATAAACAAAATGGACGAAGAAGACGACAATACATCAATCATTCCGGTTGCTTCGACCCGTCATAAAG GGGAAAACTTGTTAAAATGTGAAAAGTGTGACAAAACATTTCGCTCAAAATACGGACATCGATTGCACGTTagaactcatacgg GTGAATGTCCTtattcttgtccacattgtccaaAAGCGTTTACGAGGCCTACAACACTCCGAGAACACATTCGAATTCATTCGG GTGAACTTCCATTTTCTTGTACTCATTGTCCAAAGACGTTTAGACAACTTTCGGTACTCAAACGTCACATTagaactcatacgg GTGAACTTCCATTtccttgtccacattgtccgaaagCGTTTACGCGTTCTTCAGGCCTCCAAGAACACATTCGAATTCATACGG GTGAACGTCCCTATCCTTGTCCGCATTGTTCGAAAGCGTTTAGGAACAGTGCAGGACTTCGAGCGCACATCCAAATTCATACGG ATGAACTTCCATtttcttgtccacattgtccgagAGCTTTTAAGAGGTCTCCAGGGCTTCAAGAACACATTCGAATTCATACGG GTGAACGTCCATATTCTTGCCCACATTGTCCGAAAGCGTTTAAGAATCCTAAAGCACTCCGAGCCCACATTCGAATTCATACGG GCGAACGTCCCTTTTCTTGTCCACATTGCCCGAAGACGTGTAGACAACGTTCGGCGCTCAAATTtcacattcgaactcatacgg ATGATCGTCCAtattcttgtccacattgttcGAAAACGTTCCAGCGTTCTTCAGGGCTCCAACAACATCTCCGAATTCACAGGG AACACCCCTATTCTTGTCCACATTGCCCGAAAGCATTCAAGTATAAACAGTCGGTCCAACAGCACATGCGATTACACACCAAGTAG
- the LOC129762334 gene encoding zinc finger protein 501-like isoform X5 produces the protein MAIASNNFSDQCSFCSNICNEEFRHVLLLTHLRNQKQKIILQKLGRSTSRLSSYPTCDKCRQEFISLHSIYESCFQILPNVNPTDIKMEPELMIDNHELSENDSVVETDQTANSESIEQKAEMQIKGENGEVFFINKMDEEDDNTSIIPVASTRHKGENLLKCEKCDKTFRSKYGHRLHVRTHTGECPYSCPHCPKAFTRPTTLREHIRIHSGELPFSCTHCPKTFRQLSVLKRHIRTHTGELPFPCPHCPKAFTRSSGLQEHIRIHTDELPFSCPHCPRAFKRSPGLQEHIRIHTGERPYSCPHCPKAFKNPKALRAHIRIHTGERPFSCPHCPKTCRQRSALKFHIRTHTDDRPYSCPHCSKTFQRSSGLQQHLRIHREEHPYSCPHCPKAFKYKQSVQQHMRLHTK, from the exons TAGCGACCAATGCAGTTTTTGCTCTAATATATGCAATGAGGAATTTCGTCATGTACTGCTCCTCACTCACCTTCGAAatcagaaacaaaaaattatccTGCAGAAATTGGGCCGTTCCACTTCTCGGTTGAGCAGTTATCCCACGTGCGACAAATGTCGCCAAGAATTTATAAGCCTCCATAGCATTTACGAGAGTTGCTTCCAAATTTTGCCCAACGTCAATCCGACGGACATTAAGATGGAACCGGAGTTAATGATTGATAACCACGAGCTGTCGGAAAATGATAGCGTTGTTGAGACAGACCAAACAGCGAATTCGGAGTCAATTGAACAGAAAGCCGAAATGCAAATCAAGGGAGAAAACGGAGAGGTATTCTTTATAAACAAAATGGACGAAGAAGACGACAATACATCAATCATTCCGGTTGCTTCGACCCGTCATAAAG GGGAAAACTTGTTAAAATGTGAAAAGTGTGACAAAACATTTCGCTCAAAATACGGACATCGATTGCACGTTagaactcatacgg GTGAATGTCCTtattcttgtccacattgtccaaAAGCGTTTACGAGGCCTACAACACTCCGAGAACACATTCGAATTCATTCGG GTGAACTTCCATTTTCTTGTACTCATTGTCCAAAGACGTTTAGACAACTTTCGGTACTCAAACGTCACATTagaactcatacgg GTGAACTTCCATTtccttgtccacattgtccgaaagCGTTTACGCGTTCTTCAGGCCTCCAAGAACACATTCGAATTCATACGG ATGAACTTCCATtttcttgtccacattgtccgagAGCTTTTAAGAGGTCTCCAGGGCTTCAAGAACACATTCGAATTCATACGG GTGAACGTCCATATTCTTGCCCACATTGTCCGAAAGCGTTTAAGAATCCTAAAGCACTCCGAGCCCACATTCGAATTCATACGG GCGAACGTCCCTTTTCTTGTCCACATTGCCCGAAGACGTGTAGACAACGTTCGGCGCTCAAATTtcacattcgaactcatacgg ATGATCGTCCAtattcttgtccacattgttcGAAAACGTTCCAGCGTTCTTCAGGGCTCCAACAACATCTCCGAATTCACAGGG AAGAACACCCCTATTCTTGTCCACATTGCCCGAAAGCATTCAAGTATAAACAGTCGGTCCAACAGCACATGCGATTACACACCAAGTAG
- the LOC129762334 gene encoding zinc finger protein 501-like isoform X2: protein MAIASNNFSDQCSFCSNICNEEFRHVLLLTHLRNQKQKIILQKLGRSTSRLSSYPTCDKCRQEFISLHSIYESCFQILPNVNPTDIKMEPELMIDNHELSENDSVVETDQTANSESIEQKAEMQIKGENGEVFFINKMDEEDDNTSIIPVASTRHKGENLLKCEKCDKTFRSKYGHRLHVRTHTGECPYSCPHCPKAFTRPTTLREHIRIHSGELPFSCTHCPKTFRQLSVLKRHIRTHTGELPFPCPHCPKAFTRSSGLQEHIRIHTGERPYPCPHCSKAFRNSAGLRAHIQIHTDELPFSCPHCPRAFKRSPGLQEHIRIHTGERPYSCPHCPKAFKNPKALRAHIRIHTGERPFSCPHCPKTCRQRSALKFHIRTHTDDRPYSCPHCSKTFQRSSGLQQHLRIHREEHPYSCPHCPKAFKYKQSVQQHMRLHTK from the exons TAGCGACCAATGCAGTTTTTGCTCTAATATATGCAATGAGGAATTTCGTCATGTACTGCTCCTCACTCACCTTCGAAatcagaaacaaaaaattatccTGCAGAAATTGGGCCGTTCCACTTCTCGGTTGAGCAGTTATCCCACGTGCGACAAATGTCGCCAAGAATTTATAAGCCTCCATAGCATTTACGAGAGTTGCTTCCAAATTTTGCCCAACGTCAATCCGACGGACATTAAGATGGAACCGGAGTTAATGATTGATAACCACGAGCTGTCGGAAAATGATAGCGTTGTTGAGACAGACCAAACAGCGAATTCGGAGTCAATTGAACAGAAAGCCGAAATGCAAATCAAGGGAGAAAACGGAGAGGTATTCTTTATAAACAAAATGGACGAAGAAGACGACAATACATCAATCATTCCGGTTGCTTCGACCCGTCATAAAG GGGAAAACTTGTTAAAATGTGAAAAGTGTGACAAAACATTTCGCTCAAAATACGGACATCGATTGCACGTTagaactcatacgg GTGAATGTCCTtattcttgtccacattgtccaaAAGCGTTTACGAGGCCTACAACACTCCGAGAACACATTCGAATTCATTCGG GTGAACTTCCATTTTCTTGTACTCATTGTCCAAAGACGTTTAGACAACTTTCGGTACTCAAACGTCACATTagaactcatacgg GTGAACTTCCATTtccttgtccacattgtccgaaagCGTTTACGCGTTCTTCAGGCCTCCAAGAACACATTCGAATTCATACGG GTGAACGTCCCTATCCTTGTCCGCATTGTTCGAAAGCGTTTAGGAACAGTGCAGGACTTCGAGCGCACATCCAAATTCATACGG ATGAACTTCCATtttcttgtccacattgtccgagAGCTTTTAAGAGGTCTCCAGGGCTTCAAGAACACATTCGAATTCATACGG GTGAACGTCCATATTCTTGCCCACATTGTCCGAAAGCGTTTAAGAATCCTAAAGCACTCCGAGCCCACATTCGAATTCATACGG GCGAACGTCCCTTTTCTTGTCCACATTGCCCGAAGACGTGTAGACAACGTTCGGCGCTCAAATTtcacattcgaactcatacgg ATGATCGTCCAtattcttgtccacattgttcGAAAACGTTCCAGCGTTCTTCAGGGCTCCAACAACATCTCCGAATTCACAGGG AAGAACACCCCTATTCTTGTCCACATTGCCCGAAAGCATTCAAGTATAAACAGTCGGTCCAACAGCACATGCGATTACACACCAAGTAG